The sequence TGAGTTTCCCGCCAGGTAGATGCTTTCTTTTCTCTCTCCAGCGGCTGGAATCAAAAACTGCTCGCGATAGTGTCTGAGTGGATCCTGTGCATCCATCGCCACCGCAAAATCGATCGAGTCTTCATACTGAATTGTTGACGAACCCGCGAGCGAAGACTGTTTAGTGCTAGACATTCTTTACCGCTAACTCCGTGGCGAGGGCGAAATCTTGCTCCGTTTTTCCCAGCCATTGCAGTGCTGTTCCGTAGAGAAGACGCTTGCGTGTATTTTCCGAGAATTCCGAAATCGATTCGATCAGTTTCCCTGGTTCCTCTTCGCCGAGCGGGAACGGATAATCTGTTCCCAGGGCGATGCACTTCTCTCCGTACACACTGACCAGATACTTGAGCATCTGAGCGTCGTGAACGAGAGAATCAACGAAAAATCTTCCTAAGTATGCGCGCGGATTTTTGTCGTTGTCGATTGCGCATAGATCGGGTCTGGCATGAAAGCCGTGTTCGATTCGCCCGATTGTTCCTGTAAAGGCACCACCACCGTGTGCGAAGCAGACACGCAGGTTTGGCAGCCTTTCCAGCACTCCGCCGAAGATCATCGAACAGATTGCCAGAGAAATTTCAGCGGGCATGCCGACGAGCCACGGCAGCCAATACTTCTGCATTTTTGCCTCGCCCATCATGTCCCATGGATGTACGAAGATAGCGGCGCCCAGCTCCTCTGCTGCCTGAAATATGGGGAAGAGATGTTCGTCGCTCAAATTCCAATCATTCACATGCGATCCAATTTGCACGCCGGCAAAATTGAGGTCGCGCATGCAACGTTCTAATTCTTTGATGGCGTGGGCGGGAGACTGCATCGGCAGCGTGCCCAGCCCAACGAAACGTTTCGGATTGGCGCGCACAACTTCGGCGATATGGTCATTTAGAAACTGTGAGAGATACATCGTATCTTCGACTTTTGCCCAGTAGCTGAACATAACAGGCACTGTCGAAAGCACTTGCACGTTCACTCCGTGCTTGTCTGCATCGGTAAGCCTTGTTAGCGGATCCCAGCAATTGCTCTCGATTTCGCGAAAGAATTTTCCGTCATCGCGAATCATGCGCGCACAGCAGGGCTTGTGATGTTCCAGTGTGATGAATCCGCCGTAGCCGAACTTTTGTTTCAAATCTGGCAAATCACGCGGCAAGATATGCGTGTGGACATCAATTTTTTGCATTTGGCTTCATCATCTTTGTGCCGCATTTTTTGCAGGTTGTGTGCTCGTCGTTGGCGTAAAAACGATCAAATATTGGAGGGAATTCTTTGACTATATCGGTGAGGT is a genomic window of Candidatus Melainabacteria bacterium containing:
- a CDS encoding amidohydrolase, which encodes MQKIDVHTHILPRDLPDLKQKFGYGGFITLEHHKPCCARMIRDDGKFFREIESNCWDPLTRLTDADKHGVNVQVLSTVPVMFSYWAKVEDTMYLSQFLNDHIAEVVRANPKRFVGLGTLPMQSPAHAIKELERCMRDLNFAGVQIGSHVNDWNLSDEHLFPIFQAAEELGAAIFVHPWDMMGEAKMQKYWLPWLVGMPAEISLAICSMIFGGVLERLPNLRVCFAHGGGAFTGTIGRIEHGFHARPDLCAIDNDKNPRAYLGRFFVDSLVHDAQMLKYLVSVYGEKCIALGTDYPFPLGEEEPGKLIESISEFSENTRKRLLYGTALQWLGKTEQDFALATELAVKNV